From Campylobacter upsaliensis, the proteins below share one genomic window:
- the typA gene encoding translational GTPase TypA, with amino-acid sequence MENIRNIAVIAHVDHGKTTMVDELLKQSGTFSEREQIAERVMDSNDIEKERGITILSKNTAINYKGTKINIIDTPGHADFGGEVERVLKMIDGVLLLVDAQEGVMPQTKFVVKKALQLGLKPIVVINKIDKPAADPERVINEIFDLFVALDANDEQLDFAIVYAAAKNGYAKLDLNDTSDNMEPLFKTILERVPAPSGDKQNPLQLQVFTLGYDNFVGKIGIARIFNGVVKKNQSVMLVKADGEKVNGRISKLIGFMGLEKMDIEEASSGDIVAIAGFETLDVGDSVVCPNNPMPLDPLHIEEPTLSIVFAVNDGPLAGTEGKHVTSNKIAERLEAEMKTNIAMKYESSGEGKFKVSGRGELQITILAENMRREGFEFCMGRPEVIVKNEDGVKTEPFEHLVIDVPEEFSGAVIEKLGKRKAEMKTMSPTGDGQTRLEFEIPARGLIGFRSQFLTDTKGEGVMNHSFLEFRPFSGAVEKRANGALISMENGVALGYSLFNLQDRGVLFIEPQTKVYTGMIIGEHSRSNDLDVNPIKGKNLTNVRASGSDDAIKLVPPRKLSLERALEWIEEDELVEVTPLNVRVRKRYLDPTQRKRMEKSKS; translated from the coding sequence ATGGAAAATATAAGAAATATCGCCGTCATCGCCCATGTTGATCACGGAAAAACGACTATGGTCGATGAGCTTTTAAAGCAATCAGGCACTTTTAGCGAAAGAGAGCAAATCGCAGAACGCGTTATGGATAGTAATGATATAGAGAAAGAAAGGGGCATTACTATACTTTCTAAAAACACAGCCATTAATTACAAAGGCACGAAGATTAATATCATCGATACCCCCGGACACGCTGATTTTGGTGGCGAGGTGGAACGGGTTTTAAAGATGATCGATGGTGTTTTACTTTTAGTCGATGCACAAGAGGGAGTGATGCCGCAAACTAAATTTGTGGTAAAAAAGGCTTTACAGCTTGGCTTAAAACCCATAGTTGTGATTAATAAAATTGATAAACCAGCAGCTGATCCTGAAAGAGTGATTAATGAAATTTTTGACCTTTTTGTCGCTTTGGATGCCAATGATGAACAGCTTGATTTTGCCATTGTTTATGCGGCGGCTAAAAATGGCTATGCAAAACTTGATTTAAACGATACAAGTGATAATATGGAGCCACTTTTTAAAACAATCCTTGAAAGAGTTCCCGCTCCAAGCGGAGATAAGCAAAATCCTCTCCAACTTCAAGTTTTCACACTAGGCTATGATAATTTTGTCGGTAAAATAGGCATAGCAAGAATTTTTAATGGCGTTGTAAAGAAAAATCAATCTGTAATGTTAGTCAAAGCAGACGGAGAAAAGGTTAATGGCAGAATTTCCAAGCTCATAGGCTTTATGGGCTTAGAAAAAATGGACATTGAGGAGGCAAGCAGTGGAGATATAGTCGCTATCGCTGGTTTTGAAACCTTAGATGTAGGAGATAGTGTCGTATGCCCTAATAATCCTATGCCTTTAGACCCCCTTCACATTGAGGAGCCGACTTTAAGCATTGTTTTTGCCGTTAATGACGGACCTCTTGCTGGCACGGAGGGAAAACATGTAACCTCTAACAAAATCGCCGAACGCCTAGAAGCAGAAATGAAAACTAACATCGCTATGAAATATGAAAGCAGTGGCGAGGGTAAATTTAAAGTCAGCGGCAGGGGTGAGCTACAAATCACAATTTTAGCAGAAAATATGCGTAGAGAAGGCTTTGAGTTTTGTATGGGACGCCCTGAAGTAATTGTCAAAAACGAAGACGGCGTTAAAACAGAGCCTTTCGAGCATTTAGTCATCGATGTGCCGGAGGAATTTAGCGGAGCAGTCATTGAAAAACTAGGCAAAAGAAAAGCAGAGATGAAAACGATGTCTCCCACAGGAGATGGACAAACAAGGCTTGAGTTTGAAATCCCAGCAAGGGGACTTATAGGCTTTAGAAGCCAGTTTTTAACGGATACTAAGGGCGAGGGCGTGATGAATCATAGCTTTTTGGAATTTCGTCCCTTTAGCGGAGCGGTGGAGAAAAGGGCAAATGGTGCTTTGATTTCTATGGAAAATGGCGTGGCTTTGGGCTATTCTTTATTTAATCTTCAAGACAGGGGCGTGCTTTTCATCGAGCCGCAAACTAAGGTTTATACGGGTATGATTATAGGGGAGCATAGCCGTAGTAACGACCTTGATGTTAATCCTATCAAAGGTAAGAATTTAACAAATGTTAGAGCCAGTGGGAGTGATGATGCAATTAAGCTTGTCCCTCCTAGAAAACTCAGCCTTGAAAGAGCCTTAGAGTGGATAGAAGAAGACGAGCTTGTCGAGGTTACACCGCTTAATGTGCGTGTGAGAAAACGCTATCTTGACCCAACTCAAAGAAAAAGAATGGAAAAAAGCAAGTCTTAA
- a CDS encoding DUF507 family protein — MRIKFPHIPYIANKIMLDISHSSFIEIKDQLEKLNLCVKNILEEDLNKEKKLDERARELLEKQEDEMELMQVDRKNMFWLVKRKLAAEYDVILDKEERHSRLSHQILNALVENDYINFIVSENRVKNLIFSSIEDYLKIYETIEDDVYDKISNYKNKPVPGSEEYELIFEKLYQEELRKKGMF, encoded by the coding sequence ATGCGTATTAAATTCCCACATATCCCCTATATAGCAAATAAAATTATGCTTGATATTAGCCATTCTTCTTTTATAGAGATTAAAGACCAGTTGGAAAAATTAAATTTATGCGTAAAAAATATTTTAGAAGAGGATTTAAATAAAGAAAAAAAATTAGACGAAAGAGCGAGAGAATTGCTTGAAAAGCAAGAAGATGAAATGGAACTTATGCAGGTTGATAGAAAAAATATGTTTTGGCTTGTGAAGCGAAAGTTGGCTGCTGAATATGATGTGATTTTAGATAAAGAGGAAAGACACAGTCGCCTTTCTCATCAAATTTTAAATGCACTTGTTGAAAATGATTATATTAATTTCATTGTGAGTGAAAATAGAGTAAAAAATCTCATTTTTTCAAGCATTGAAGATTATTTAAAAATTTATGAAACAATCGAAGATGATGTTTATGATAAGATTAGTAATTATAAAAATAAGCCCGTGCCAGGAAGTGAAGAATATGAGCTTATCTTTGAAAAGCTTTACCAAGAAGAGCTTAGAAAAAAGGGTATGTTTTGA
- a CDS encoding sulfite exporter TauE/SafE family protein, translated as MSEIISIISIAFLSSFSHCYAMCGGFNLAFLKISSKAKNPFLLNLSYHLSRIFAYVLLGILCGIFGSLLAFNAKIQSFSFFVLGIFVSILGLALFFKGQILNFLERNILWELFFSKLAKKALHFKGFNGALILGFCNGFVPCGLVYFFLASALSQSNLLKSAFIMLIFGLSTLPTLLFFTYVSNYIKERFSRLFSALSSILIVGYGIYLAFMGFKGFM; from the coding sequence TTGAGTGAAATTATTAGCATTATATCCATAGCATTTTTGTCAAGTTTTAGCCATTGCTATGCGATGTGCGGGGGATTTAATCTCGCTTTTTTAAAGATAAGCTCCAAGGCTAAAAATCCTTTTTTATTAAATTTATCTTATCATTTATCGCGTATTTTTGCTTATGTTTTACTTGGAATTTTATGCGGTATATTTGGCTCTTTACTTGCTTTTAATGCAAAAATTCAAAGTTTTAGTTTTTTTGTTTTGGGTATTTTTGTGAGTATTTTGGGTTTAGCCTTATTTTTCAAAGGACAGATTTTAAATTTTTTAGAAAGAAATATTTTGTGGGAGCTTTTTTTCTCAAAACTTGCTAAAAAAGCTCTTCATTTTAAAGGCTTTAATGGTGCTTTGATTTTAGGTTTTTGTAATGGCTTTGTGCCTTGTGGTTTGGTTTATTTTTTCTTAGCTAGCGCTTTAAGTCAGTCAAATTTATTAAAATCTGCTTTCATTATGCTTATTTTCGGGCTTTCTACCTTGCCCACTTTACTTTTTTTCACTTATGTTTCAAATTATATTAAAGAGCGTTTTAGCCGCCTTTTTTCAGCTCTTTCGTCCATTTTGATAGTAGGGTATGGAATTTATCTTGCTTTTATGGGATTTAAGGGCTTTATGTGA
- a CDS encoding flagellar basal body rod modification protein codes for MTTEWNPNLNWQNTQSKPNDTTQNNGGSLTPNNQGNPGAVLDKDAFLKLLLIEMQHQDPTDPMDSDKMLTQTSQLAALEMQQNTNNTMQQMVAQMEKLSNAMGTSQSIGALGAIGKMATVADNKIKLTGSNEVIALKMYLPEASNKDGITLEVYDKDNKLVYTEKASEGKEVSAGHFTMEWPGRNNDGVYAGDGEYTVKIVYNNQQGEKVTASYGTYPIEGVVFKEGVAYAKMAGQEVPFDALGEITDYKFSLGSNNSNNNTGGDSEKPETDSKPTDPNAKPEEKPKA; via the coding sequence ATGACAACGGAATGGAATCCAAATTTAAACTGGCAAAATACACAAAGCAAACCAAACGACACCACCCAAAATAATGGAGGAAGTCTAACTCCTAATAATCAAGGCAATCCCGGAGCTGTTTTAGACAAAGATGCCTTCTTAAAGCTTCTTTTAATAGAAATGCAGCATCAAGATCCAACTGACCCTATGGATAGTGATAAAATGCTTACGCAAACTTCGCAACTAGCAGCCCTTGAAATGCAACAAAACACTAATAACACTATGCAACAAATGGTCGCGCAAATGGAAAAACTCTCAAACGCTATGGGAACAAGTCAAAGCATAGGTGCTTTAGGAGCTATCGGTAAAATGGCAACCGTTGCAGATAATAAAATCAAGCTTACAGGATCTAATGAAGTTATCGCCCTTAAGATGTATTTACCAGAAGCGTCAAATAAAGACGGAATTACCCTAGAAGTCTATGATAAAGATAATAAGCTTGTTTATACGGAAAAAGCGAGCGAGGGCAAGGAAGTTTCAGCAGGACACTTTACTATGGAGTGGCCGGGTAGAAATAATGATGGTGTTTATGCAGGGGATGGAGAATATACGGTTAAAATCGTCTATAACAATCAGCAAGGTGAGAAAGTAACAGCAAGCTATGGAACTTATCCTATCGAGGGTGTAGTGTTTAAAGAAGGGGTTGCCTATGCAAAAATGGCAGGGCAAGAAGTGCCATTTGACGCTTTAGGGGAGATTACAGATTATAAATTTAGTCTAGGTTCTAATAACTCAAACAATAATACAGGTGGAGATAGCGAAAAGCCAGAAACTGACAGCAAACCAACAGACCCTAATGCAAAACCCGAAGAAAAACCTAAGGCTTAA
- a CDS encoding flagellar hook-length control protein FliK, with protein sequence MSNLAPQSEILNLAPSKTSQASFSKTIKNNPKEEKAGENERESFLNALLASIEETNEHLPTHMKISESEIVGEVMQKLQIGNFDEGDKISVFESAPLMQILSVLDKLKTDLSNVKLANLANNNTLLQLIKNENNFNALKNANSLGELLNLAKDMGLEVRDIKIDRLLDLKATFPNLDKKDFFKGAIDNVFKEVLNHKLAHIEKSLDKNLHTQNKTPAKTNEANSLLSKTLQNLDFLIKKEDKTHQFDKAKKENDEEIELKTPIKTNKNEILNEVVEKFSQKTKINEKETQSKETFKLKEEIKEPNLEPKKENLSTQKENLKIQKESLNIQKENFKTQKEDLSTQKENLKTQKEDLKEMTHLGKEPLNKPDENVNLQEKTKSPLKEAVLNATLGKDIAKETIKETPNVKDFIQKEFTQKETSKENLKDVKLNHLSEGLKITSENLTKVVQNKTSENLFSELLNKETNKELFTKENGENTANTEKSGIDDLNNLVKDLSRVNQNQKIISPKETLQYFSKDLKEAMEQYKAPITKLSITLNPSNLGEVEVTLVQRGANLHINFNSNHNAMNLFLQHQAEFKNSLVNMGFTGLEMNFSEQGKREQQQEKKAKSHYYEENFEEENSPKINLELVLAKYF encoded by the coding sequence ATGTCAAATTTAGCCCCACAAAGCGAGATTTTAAATCTCGCCCCAAGTAAAACTAGTCAAGCTTCTTTTAGCAAAACGATTAAAAATAATCCAAAAGAAGAAAAAGCTGGTGAAAATGAAAGGGAGAGCTTTTTAAATGCTTTACTTGCCTCCATTGAGGAGACAAATGAGCATTTGCCAACGCATATGAAGATAAGCGAAAGCGAAATCGTGGGTGAAGTGATGCAAAAATTACAAATCGGCAATTTTGATGAGGGGGATAAAATAAGCGTTTTTGAATCCGCCCCTCTAATGCAAATTTTATCCGTGCTTGATAAATTAAAAACGGATCTTTCTAATGTAAAATTAGCCAATCTTGCAAATAATAATACCCTTTTACAACTCATCAAAAATGAAAATAATTTTAATGCTCTTAAAAATGCAAACAGCTTAGGAGAGCTTTTAAATTTGGCTAAAGATATGGGACTTGAGGTTAGGGACATTAAGATCGATAGATTGCTTGATTTGAAAGCGACTTTTCCAAATTTAGATAAAAAAGACTTTTTTAAGGGGGCTATTGATAATGTTTTTAAAGAAGTTTTAAATCATAAATTAGCCCATATAGAAAAAAGCTTAGATAAAAATTTGCACACGCAAAATAAAACACCTGCAAAAACAAATGAGGCAAATTCCTTGCTTTCTAAAACTTTGCAAAATTTAGACTTTCTTATCAAAAAAGAGGATAAAACTCATCAGTTTGATAAAGCTAAAAAAGAAAACGATGAGGAGATAGAGCTAAAAACTCCTATAAAAACTAATAAAAATGAAATTTTAAACGAAGTTGTAGAAAAATTTTCACAAAAAACTAAAATCAATGAAAAAGAAACGCAAAGCAAAGAAACTTTTAAACTTAAAGAAGAAATAAAAGAGCCAAATTTAGAACCTAAAAAAGAGAATTTAAGCACTCAAAAGGAAAATTTGAAGATTCAAAAAGAGAGTTTAAATATTCAAAAGGAAAATTTTAAGACTCAAAAAGAAGATTTAAGCACTCAAAAGGAAAATTTAAAAACTCAAAAAGAAGATTTAAAAGAGATGACTCATTTGGGCAAAGAGCCTTTAAATAAACCTGATGAAAATGTCAATTTACAAGAAAAAACTAAATCCCCTCTCAAAGAAGCCGTTTTAAATGCTACTTTAGGTAAAGATATAGCAAAAGAGACAATAAAAGAAACGCCCAATGTTAAAGATTTCATACAAAAAGAATTTACACAAAAAGAAACTAGCAAAGAAAATCTTAAAGATGTGAAATTAAATCATCTTAGCGAGGGATTAAAAATCACAAGCGAAAATTTAACAAAAGTCGTGCAAAATAAAACGAGTGAAAATCTTTTTAGCGAGCTTTTAAATAAAGAAACAAATAAAGAATTATTCACTAAAGAAAATGGCGAAAATACCGCCAATACAGAAAAGTCTGGCATAGATGATTTAAATAATCTTGTCAAAGATTTAAGCAGGGTCAATCAAAATCAAAAAATCATCTCTCCAAAAGAGACCTTACAATACTTTTCTAAAGATTTAAAAGAGGCTATGGAGCAGTATAAAGCGCCTATTACCAAACTAAGCATTACGCTTAATCCTTCAAATTTGGGTGAAGTTGAAGTAACTTTAGTGCAAAGAGGAGCAAATCTTCACATTAATTTTAATTCCAATCATAATGCGATGAATTTATTTTTACAGCACCAAGCCGAATTTAAAAATTCTCTTGTAAATATGGGTTTTACAGGGCTTGAAATGAATTTTAGCGAGCAAGGCAAAAGAGAACAGCAGCAAGAAAAGAAAGCAAAATCACATTATTATGAAGAAAATTTTGAAGAAGAAAATAGTCCTAAAATTAATTTAGAACTTGTTTTAGCAAAATATTTCTAA
- a CDS encoding ribonuclease HII, which translates to MLVGIDEAGRGALAGPLFMAACELLKPLNELKDSKKLSEKKREKLYEEIILNSNYLILAFSNAQIDTLGLSKCLQRGLEIIHLHFEKQRKIFDGNTNYGVLGVENLIKADSLIAEVSAASILAKVSRDKVMQFLALKYPQYGFEIHKAYGTKAHRESIAKYGACKLHRLSFKLT; encoded by the coding sequence ATGCTTGTTGGTATCGATGAGGCGGGGCGAGGAGCTTTAGCTGGACCTTTATTTATGGCGGCTTGTGAGCTTTTAAAGCCCCTTAATGAGCTTAAAGATTCCAAAAAATTAAGTGAAAAAAAGCGTGAAAAACTTTATGAAGAGATTATTTTAAACTCAAACTATCTAATCCTCGCCTTTTCAAACGCCCAAATTGACACGCTAGGACTTAGCAAATGTCTGCAAAGAGGACTTGAAATCATTCATTTGCATTTTGAAAAGCAAAGAAAAATTTTTGACGGCAATACAAATTACGGTGTTTTAGGTGTAGAAAATTTAATCAAGGCTGATAGCCTTATCGCCGAAGTAAGTGCGGCTAGCATTTTAGCTAAGGTTAGCAGAGATAAGGTGATGCAATTTTTAGCCTTAAAATACCCACAATATGGCTTTGAAATTCATAAAGCCTACGGCACAAAAGCACATAGAGAAAGCATAGCAAAATACGGAGCTTGTAAGCTTCACCGCTTAAGCTTTAAACTCACATAA
- a CDS encoding PepSY-like domain-containing protein, producing MKTKIALAALLSAAVLYAQDMVISPAQLPNNAQSFLNTHFKGVNIGLAKKDLDSYDVTLTDGTEIDFIINGEWKEVDGKYKAIPLGFLPSTLVAKVQVSQPNAQIFKVEKQINGYKFKFNNNMEVYTDFNGNILGQKFDD from the coding sequence ATGAAAACAAAAATCGCTCTAGCAGCTTTACTAAGTGCAGCTGTGCTTTATGCACAAGATATGGTTATAAGTCCAGCCCAGCTTCCTAACAATGCGCAAAGCTTTTTAAACACACATTTTAAGGGTGTTAATATAGGACTTGCAAAAAAAGACCTAGATTCTTACGATGTAACTTTGACGGACGGCACGGAAATTGATTTTATCATCAATGGAGAATGGAAGGAAGTTGATGGTAAATATAAGGCAATTCCGCTTGGATTCTTACCTTCTACTCTTGTAGCTAAAGTGCAAGTGAGCCAACCAAACGCACAAATTTTCAAAGTCGAAAAGCAAATTAACGGCTATAAATTTAAATTTAATAATAATATGGAAGTTTATACAGACTTTAATGGCAATATTTTGGGGCAAAAATTTGACGATTAA
- a CDS encoding ferritin family protein, producing the protein MRQYETYRCQKCGNEVEVQNVGGGTLTCCNEPMQCITKDLTAINLMKAFAGESMARNKYDLFADIAEEEGWHAVARHFREAAENEKWHARAEFKAYHELVDGKALDITTKNLVCAAEGENYEHTIMYPNFAKIAEDEGKKAIARLFTAIGKVEIEHEREYLALKKMLEEEEFFNSEVEELWVCEVCGHIHRGKKAPAACPLCKAPKEYFKREFLG; encoded by the coding sequence ATGAGACAATACGAAACTTATCGATGTCAAAAATGTGGCAATGAGGTTGAGGTGCAAAATGTAGGTGGTGGAACTTTGACTTGCTGTAATGAGCCTATGCAGTGCATTACGAAAGATTTAACTGCCATAAATTTAATGAAAGCTTTCGCAGGTGAGTCAATGGCAAGAAACAAATATGATCTTTTTGCCGATATCGCCGAAGAAGAAGGCTGGCACGCTGTGGCAAGGCATTTTAGAGAAGCTGCGGAAAATGAAAAATGGCACGCTAGAGCGGAATTTAAGGCTTATCACGAATTAGTCGATGGTAAGGCTTTAGACATCACGACTAAAAATCTCGTTTGTGCGGCTGAAGGGGAAAATTACGAGCATACTATAATGTATCCTAATTTTGCAAAAATCGCAGAAGATGAGGGTAAGAAGGCTATCGCTAGGCTTTTTACAGCCATAGGTAAAGTGGAGATAGAGCACGAAAGGGAGTATTTAGCCCTTAAAAAAATGCTTGAAGAAGAGGAATTTTTTAATAGTGAAGTTGAAGAATTGTGGGTTTGCGAAGTGTGCGGACATATTCATCGTGGCAAAAAAGCTCCAGCAGCCTGTCCTTTATGTAAAGCGCCAAAAGAGTATTTTAAAAGAGAATTTTTAGGCTAA
- a CDS encoding flagellar hook-basal body complex protein, producing the protein MMGAFYNGISGVKTNSFGIDISANNIANVNTTGFKYSNAEFKDIFYSTITSQSTNPAQGGYGSTQASSKLVFEQGSPVASEGEFDVALQGKGFFGVLGADDMPYYTRNGAFKRDANGHLVDSYGNFVLGTMNPAFQGITYSDRVAGLMGDYLNTGTPINNGFTVNSNDKFTLGTTGSQGALQVPINMYLPPKVTQNVQWKGNLNTNTKTEVVTIDLNPNNFKVEKTPDGKFKVSGSVSKNEVFSAKENDRILLNFIDKNGVKQSFEATLDKDLNFVSKELDLKGLDTDSIKLESAQISTEQQKANKDILEAPIYNADGSKSTLRLTLERILPQVGDTMVYKVSAQIYNAKGEAVGEPTEGSMTFNQHGALLSNDIKSVNNPEGGTINIDLGTPYDPNIAGSGYSGIYVQAGKEKNVITRHDGIAEGFFDQYRIGDGGELIAQFSNGQTAIVGKIALYNFINEQGLMAMGDNIFAATGNSGEASFIMKDGEIVNTAKFKGGFLEQSNVNLSMELSNLIVTQRAFDASSKSITTSDQMIQKAINMKK; encoded by the coding sequence ATGATGGGTGCATTTTATAATGGAATAAGTGGTGTTAAAACAAATAGTTTTGGTATTGACATCAGTGCGAATAATATAGCAAATGTCAATACCACAGGCTTTAAGTATTCTAATGCTGAATTTAAGGACATTTTTTATAGCACTATCACTTCGCAATCAACTAATCCAGCTCAAGGAGGATATGGCTCAACGCAAGCTTCTTCAAAACTAGTTTTTGAACAAGGCTCTCCTGTGGCAAGTGAGGGGGAATTTGATGTGGCTTTACAAGGAAAGGGCTTTTTTGGTGTTTTGGGTGCGGATGATATGCCTTATTACACTAGAAATGGGGCTTTTAAACGCGATGCAAATGGGCATTTGGTAGATTCTTATGGAAATTTTGTGTTAGGCACGATGAATCCAGCCTTTCAGGGTATAACATATAGCGATAGAGTAGCGGGACTTATGGGCGATTACTTAAACACAGGAACACCCATTAATAATGGCTTTACGGTAAATTCTAATGACAAATTTACTTTAGGCACCACAGGCTCACAAGGGGCTTTACAAGTGCCTATAAATATGTATCTTCCTCCAAAAGTTACGCAAAATGTGCAGTGGAAGGGAAATTTAAATACCAACACAAAAACTGAAGTTGTAACCATCGATTTAAATCCTAACAATTTTAAAGTGGAAAAAACACCAGATGGAAAATTTAAAGTCAGCGGAAGTGTAAGTAAAAATGAGGTTTTTAGTGCTAAGGAAAATGATAGAATTTTGCTTAATTTCATCGATAAAAATGGCGTTAAACAAAGCTTTGAAGCGACTTTGGATAAGGATTTAAATTTTGTTAGTAAAGAGCTTGACTTAAAGGGTTTAGATACCGACTCTATCAAGCTTGAATCCGCACAAATTAGCACGGAACAGCAAAAGGCAAATAAGGACATTTTAGAAGCACCTATTTATAACGCTGATGGGAGCAAAAGCACACTAAGACTGACTTTAGAGAGAATTTTGCCTCAAGTGGGCGATACTATGGTATATAAAGTAAGCGCACAAATTTACAATGCTAAAGGCGAAGCAGTAGGAGAGCCAACTGAAGGAAGTATGACCTTTAATCAACACGGAGCCTTATTAAGCAATGACATTAAAAGCGTTAATAACCCTGAAGGAGGAACGATTAACATTGATCTAGGAACGCCTTATGACCCTAATATAGCAGGAAGTGGTTATAGTGGAATTTATGTTCAAGCGGGAAAAGAAAAAAATGTCATCACAAGACACGATGGCATAGCGGAAGGATTTTTCGACCAATACAGAATAGGCGATGGAGGTGAGTTAATCGCTCAATTTAGCAATGGACAAACCGCAATAGTCGGCAAAATCGCCCTTTATAATTTCATCAATGAGCAAGGCTTAATGGCTATGGGAGATAATATCTTCGCGGCTACAGGAAATAGTGGCGAGGCAAGTTTTATAATGAAAGACGGAGAAATTGTCAATACTGCTAAATTTAAAGGAGGCTTTTTAGAGCAGTCTAATGTCAATTTAAGTATGGAGCTTTCTAATCTTATCGTTACACAAAGGGCTTTTGATGCAAGCTCTAAAAGCATCACTACAAGCGATCAAATGATACAAAAAGCCATTAATATGAAAAAATAA
- the carA gene encoding glutamine-hydrolyzing carbamoyl-phosphate synthase small subunit gives MKAYIYLENDVFLSARAFGCEGTFLGELVFNTSMSGYQEIISDPSYAGQFIVFSMPEIGIVGTNEDDDESKDIFASGIFVREFSSTFSNYRAKESLDTYLKKHQKIGICDIDTRFLVKLIRDSGNLRAIVSTEISNKEELKEKLLASKKIDEVNFVKEVSTKKPYKHEQGVWNGKTYNEPKKAKKKIAVIDYGVKRNILNELVDANLAVEVFPYNVKAQELITLFKKGEIHGVFLSNGPGEPKILKDEIAEIKKLAEAKVPMLGICLGHQLLSNAFGYETYKMKFGQHGANHPVINLENKKVEITAQNHNYNVPEELCEVAFITHRNLFGDNVEGVRYKDYPIISVQHHPESSSGPHESKYIFKEFANLL, from the coding sequence TTGAAGGCTTATATTTATTTAGAAAACGATGTCTTTTTAAGTGCTAGGGCTTTTGGCTGTGAGGGGACCTTTTTGGGAGAGCTTGTTTTTAATACCTCGATGAGTGGTTATCAAGAAATCATTTCAGACCCTTCTTATGCAGGGCAATTCATCGTCTTTTCTATGCCAGAAATCGGCATAGTCGGCACAAATGAGGACGATGACGAGAGCAAGGATATTTTTGCGAGTGGAATTTTCGTGCGTGAGTTTAGCTCCACTTTTTCTAATTATAGAGCAAAGGAAAGTTTAGATACTTATCTTAAAAAGCATCAAAAAATAGGAATTTGTGATATAGATACGCGTTTTTTGGTTAAACTCATACGAGATAGCGGAAATTTAAGAGCCATTGTTTCGACAGAAATTTCAAATAAAGAGGAGCTTAAAGAAAAGCTTTTGGCAAGTAAAAAGATCGATGAGGTGAATTTTGTCAAAGAAGTTTCGACTAAAAAGCCCTATAAGCACGAGCAAGGCGTATGGAACGGCAAAACTTATAATGAGCCTAAAAAAGCAAAGAAAAAAATCGCCGTAATTGATTATGGTGTCAAAAGAAATATTTTAAACGAACTTGTGGATGCAAATTTGGCTGTCGAAGTTTTCCCTTACAATGTGAAAGCACAAGAATTAATCACTCTTTTTAAAAAGGGTGAAATTCACGGCGTTTTTCTTTCAAATGGTCCGGGGGAGCCTAAAATTTTAAAAGATGAAATTGCCGAAATTAAAAAATTAGCCGAAGCTAAAGTGCCTATGCTTGGCATTTGTTTGGGACATCAGCTTTTAAGCAATGCCTTTGGTTATGAAACTTATAAGATGAAATTCGGTCAGCACGGAGCAAATCACCCCGTGATTAATTTAGAAAATAAAAAAGTCGAAATTACCGCTCAAAATCATAACTACAATGTCCCAGAAGAGCTTTGTGAGGTCGCTTTTATTACGCATAGAAATTTATTTGGCGATAATGTCGAGGGCGTGAGATATAAAGACTATCCCATTATTTCCGTGCAGCATCACCCAGAAAGCTCCTCAGGTCCTCATGAGAGTAAATATATTTTTAAAGAATTTGCGAATTTACTTTGA